The following are encoded together in the Dyella terrae genome:
- a CDS encoding response regulator: MARRVSPYLIDSKRHGVAAPQPFGSGPRAAGPRQGIVAELHASRKPWSGGCRQTMIALERRLAGSADGGRVDSTEEHIAFRPALIVEDDEATQHRLARLLLELVGTADDVTVVSSVAAAKAVVSSLKPRLALVDIGLPDGSGLELIDWVETHHPNTTTVAISAWGHEEVALAALRSGAVGYLMKERDDVELRAALQSIRRGGALIDPLLARRILAHVSLASRDDATPALATTDSPGKRDISLSERESEILQFVARGFSNREIANLTSLSRFTIEGYTKSIYRKLAVSSRTAAVFEAKAMGLL; this comes from the coding sequence GTGGCTCGTCGGGTATCGCCTTATCTCATTGATAGCAAACGACATGGTGTTGCCGCTCCGCAGCCCTTCGGCTCAGGCCCACGCGCTGCGGGGCCGCGGCAGGGAATCGTCGCCGAACTGCATGCCAGCAGAAAACCGTGGTCTGGTGGGTGTCGCCAAACTATGATCGCCCTCGAACGTCGCTTGGCCGGATCGGCCGATGGGGGGCGCGTGGATTCCACAGAAGAGCACATCGCATTCCGGCCGGCGCTCATCGTCGAAGATGATGAAGCGACGCAGCATCGTCTTGCGCGTCTTCTGCTGGAATTGGTTGGCACGGCGGATGATGTCACTGTCGTAAGCAGTGTGGCCGCTGCCAAGGCTGTCGTTTCTTCGTTGAAGCCGCGTCTTGCCCTGGTCGATATCGGGCTGCCGGATGGAAGCGGGCTTGAGTTGATCGACTGGGTGGAAACGCATCATCCCAACACGACGACGGTGGCCATCTCGGCCTGGGGACACGAGGAAGTCGCACTGGCGGCGTTGCGTTCCGGGGCTGTCGGTTACCTGATGAAAGAGCGCGACGACGTTGAACTTCGCGCGGCACTGCAGAGCATTCGTCGTGGCGGTGCCTTGATTGATCCGCTGCTCGCGCGCCGCATTCTCGCCCATGTTTCGCTCGCATCCAGAGACGATGCGACGCCAGCGCTTGCGACCACCGATTCGCCGGGTAAACGCGATATTTCGCTCTCGGAGCGAGAGTCGGAGATCCTGCAATTTGTGGCGCGTGGATTCAGCAATCGCGAGATCGCGAATCTCACCAGCCTTTCGCGCTTTACCATCGAAGGCTACACGAAGAGCATTTATCGCAAGCTGGCGGTGAGCTCCCGCACGGCTGCTGTTTTCGAAGCCAAGGCGATGGGGTTGCTCTAG
- a CDS encoding sensor histidine kinase — translation MRALLALWLVCAMLAFPAFAQESAPAAAATMDLRSADAATADWLSPSPPAEGWTPVQLVDTWDGRWPQHDGVVWYRLHWNQASADRPVGLLIDYVSSAYALYVNGSLVYRDDHLVEPLSRVWVRPQYFLLDKPLLRQGENTLWVRVSGLGAYQSGLGVVTVGVPELVQARQRRGEFWRYDMQLFGQSVGLVFGGLFLILWLFRRKDTYYGWYVLCTLFWSLYSFNFVAYSPWPFDNTDAWEAVNAAAYVAASVTFSIFLLRYAGHRWPRTERTLLVLCVVLGIAAMAWPIWVGHHRAVAFVFGCGTYYAAVFGFLGYSLRRRRTDGYVLAASLLIPLFVSAHDMLLFFGVIHDQTYLMTVTSPLTIIGLGFALAYRFAAAMRRAENFAVELQREVDAATRQLTETLGREHHLALNNARIGERLNLVRDLHDGFGGSLVAAISALEHPGRPVGPAQVVATLKELRDDLRLIIDTTTHEQDIDLAGLIAPLRHRWSERFEAMAMESSWTVEGVDGIRLGAMRVLELLRFLQEALTNVLKHSGASRVRVSVRCEGEYLAVDVRDDGRGFDAASLATQGAGLPSLHARASRLGARLRLTTSPGQGTRLNFDAPLASNA, via the coding sequence ATGCGCGCGCTGCTCGCCCTGTGGCTGGTATGCGCCATGCTCGCGTTTCCAGCCTTTGCGCAGGAGTCCGCGCCGGCTGCCGCTGCCACGATGGATCTTCGGTCCGCCGATGCGGCAACCGCGGATTGGCTATCGCCATCGCCACCGGCGGAAGGCTGGACGCCCGTCCAACTCGTCGATACGTGGGATGGACGCTGGCCACAGCACGATGGTGTCGTGTGGTACCGCCTGCATTGGAATCAGGCGAGTGCCGACCGGCCGGTAGGTTTGCTGATCGACTATGTCAGCTCGGCCTACGCGCTTTACGTCAACGGTAGCCTGGTCTACCGCGATGATCATCTGGTCGAACCGCTGTCGCGCGTGTGGGTTCGGCCGCAGTATTTTCTGCTCGACAAGCCACTGCTGCGCCAGGGAGAAAACACGCTTTGGGTGCGTGTGTCGGGTTTGGGCGCCTATCAGTCGGGGCTGGGCGTCGTCACGGTCGGGGTGCCCGAGTTGGTACAGGCGCGACAACGCCGGGGTGAGTTCTGGCGCTACGACATGCAGTTGTTCGGCCAATCCGTGGGGCTGGTGTTCGGCGGATTGTTCCTCATCCTCTGGTTGTTTCGGCGCAAAGACACCTACTACGGCTGGTATGTGCTGTGCACGTTGTTCTGGTCGCTCTATTCGTTCAACTTCGTCGCCTACAGTCCGTGGCCGTTTGACAATACCGACGCTTGGGAAGCGGTCAATGCAGCGGCTTATGTCGCGGCATCGGTGACCTTTTCGATCTTCCTGCTTCGCTATGCCGGCCACCGATGGCCACGCACCGAACGAACGCTGTTGGTGCTATGCGTGGTGTTAGGCATAGCAGCCATGGCATGGCCGATCTGGGTTGGGCACCATCGCGCCGTCGCGTTCGTCTTTGGCTGCGGCACGTACTACGCGGCGGTGTTTGGTTTCCTGGGCTACTCGCTGCGACGCCGACGCACGGATGGCTATGTGCTTGCCGCGAGTCTGTTGATTCCCCTGTTCGTCTCCGCGCACGACATGCTTTTGTTCTTCGGTGTCATTCACGACCAAACGTATTTGATGACCGTGACATCGCCATTGACGATCATTGGCTTGGGTTTCGCACTTGCCTATCGGTTTGCGGCGGCCATGCGGCGAGCTGAAAATTTTGCCGTGGAATTACAGCGCGAAGTGGACGCCGCCACCCGGCAGTTGACCGAAACGCTGGGGCGTGAGCATCACCTGGCCTTGAATAACGCGCGTATCGGCGAACGCCTCAATCTGGTTCGCGACTTGCACGATGGGTTCGGCGGCAGTCTGGTTGCAGCGATTTCAGCGCTGGAGCATCCAGGGCGCCCGGTCGGCCCGGCGCAGGTCGTCGCCACACTGAAGGAACTACGGGACGATCTGCGCCTGATCATCGACACGACGACGCACGAGCAGGACATCGATCTGGCCGGTTTGATCGCTCCGCTGCGACATCGCTGGAGTGAACGCTTCGAGGCCATGGCGATGGAAAGTTCGTGGACCGTGGAAGGCGTGGACGGTATTCGCCTCGGCGCCATGCGGGTGCTGGAGTTGCTGCGCTTCCTTCAGGAGGCGTTGACCAACGTACTCAAGCACAGCGGTGCATCGCGGGTGCGGGTGTCCGTCCGTTGCGAGGGCGAATACCTTGCCGTGGATGTTCGCGATGACGGGCGCGGATTTGATGCAGCAAGCCTGGCCACTCAGGGCGCAGGCCTGCCGAGCCTGCACGCTCGCGCCAGCCGCCTCGGCGCGAGGTTGCGACTCACCACATCGCCGGGGCAGGGGACGCGTCTGAACTTCGACGCGCCCTTGGCGTCCAACGCTTAG
- a CDS encoding GNAT family N-acetyltransferase, producing the protein MTVLIRPETPADVDAIHELTVAAFLDAEHTSHTEQFINDALRNAGHLTLSLVADDGGAIVGHVAMSPVSLSDGSVGWFGLGPVSVLPARQGEGLGSRLIRQTLDALREQGAAGCVVLGNPDYYGRFGFRADPRLVLPDVPPEYFQALAFVGPIPDASVRYHDAFNANA; encoded by the coding sequence ATGACCGTGCTGATCCGCCCCGAGACACCTGCCGATGTCGACGCCATCCATGAGCTCACCGTGGCGGCGTTCCTCGATGCCGAGCATACGTCGCATACGGAGCAGTTCATCAACGATGCCTTGCGTAACGCGGGGCATCTCACCTTGTCGCTAGTGGCGGATGACGGTGGCGCCATCGTCGGGCATGTCGCCATGTCTCCCGTATCGCTTTCGGATGGAAGCGTGGGTTGGTTCGGCTTGGGACCGGTGTCGGTGTTGCCTGCGCGTCAGGGCGAAGGCTTGGGCTCCCGACTCATCCGGCAGACGCTGGACGCGTTGCGCGAGCAAGGTGCGGCGGGTTGCGTCGTGCTGGGCAATCCGGATTATTACGGGCGTTTTGGTTTCCGCGCCGATCCGCGCCTGGTGCTACCTGACGTGCCGCCGGAGTACTTCCAGGCGCTGGCTTTCGTTGGCCCGATACCCGACGCCAGTGTCCGCTACCACGATGCGTTCAACGCCAATGCATAG
- a CDS encoding Ig-like domain-containing protein, with the protein MSSTWARRVGRGLGWLALFGVFGLPGLAQASPGCQALNGVSGTIPANGYIQLLTNSQQVNQGDYVTLTTSGQIFYGGSFLQMLANNNTVSGTESGSGASADNIDNLLGSPTNYSITCTSVGATISGVSPSSATVGSTVTLSGSGFWGTTQVLFGGIPATAFSVNYGASPSITATVPNGSGTVAITVVTDTGTYSGGTFKFLPPSAGSASASVAFNSSNNPITLNLGGNPTSVTVASAPSHGTANAAGTVITYTPTTGYTGTDSFTYVASNAAGTSTAATVTITVSPPPAPTVTAASATTAYNTATSINLASAISGLNITGVNIAAAPSHGTVSVSGETVTYKPSATFYGGTDSFTYTATNAGGTSSPATVTVNVGTVGTPTVSGHAATTPYNTPTNINLASLISGAGITAVHIVNAPSHGTASLSGQTATYTPSATFYGGTDSFTYTATNAGGTSATATITITIGTVPAPTATAKTVTTPYNTSMSIDLSTALSGADITGIDIAGAPTHGSASVTGNTVTYTPSATFYGGTDSFTYTAINPGGHSAPATVTITVTPLNGPTAPPLSVATTKATPVLIEAAAVANSTQPLTGASVATQPMHGSATVSGEQILYTPVAGFVGTDSFSYQLSNHFGTSTPGTITVTVTAAGSAAGLSQTVTTRPGSTVSVNLAGIAPGTYASSALLGLSPASAGSTTLSQPATLTFTPASTFHGLVQITAVLISANGQSQVVDVLVLVSSQPDPSHNPDALGLINAQTMQAERFAQNQLSNIQSRLDSLHDGNTSASFSNHLSISLDGKPLQATGDTASSAGRTPTSGASTPIGARPGMGAAESAIASADTPPQAKAPAPTTQASSGLGVWIDGAANFGSFDTYRQSAGFDSDTIAVNTGIDQRIGEHALVGFSLGYNHDHSDIGNDGTRSVAQGYSAAIYGSYQPLSQVYIDGVLGGGGLRFDSRRYAADSGTGLLGQRNGSQWFASLTAGYEYKTSVWSMSPYGRLAWSLSSLNGYSESGDAAEALAYGAQTVRSSQVVAGIRASGTIPWKDSMFIPHVRLEVGHDFQGTSDTALSYAFVPSAGSWNVLSNPYSANGTAVQAAFGGDLQLSNHLMITTEYQYLLMPHAHDQGIRIGLSKQF; encoded by the coding sequence ATGAGCAGCACGTGGGCGCGGCGGGTGGGGCGTGGGCTAGGTTGGCTCGCGTTGTTTGGCGTGTTTGGCTTGCCGGGCCTGGCGCAGGCATCGCCTGGGTGCCAGGCGCTCAACGGGGTATCCGGCACCATTCCCGCGAATGGCTACATCCAATTGCTGACCAACAGTCAGCAGGTCAATCAAGGCGACTACGTCACGTTGACCACGTCGGGCCAGATTTTCTATGGTGGCTCGTTCCTGCAAATGCTCGCTAACAACAACACCGTCAGTGGCACGGAGAGCGGCTCGGGCGCCAGCGCCGACAACATCGACAACTTGCTTGGCAGCCCAACGAACTACAGCATTACCTGCACATCGGTCGGTGCCACGATATCGGGCGTCAGCCCATCTTCGGCCACCGTCGGCAGCACAGTCACCCTTTCCGGCTCCGGTTTCTGGGGAACAACGCAGGTACTCTTTGGCGGCATACCCGCCACCGCATTCAGCGTTAACTACGGCGCCAGCCCGAGCATCACCGCGACCGTACCCAACGGCTCAGGTACGGTCGCGATCACCGTGGTTACCGACACGGGCACTTATAGCGGTGGGACATTCAAGTTCCTCCCACCCAGCGCAGGATCAGCAAGCGCCAGCGTGGCGTTCAACAGTAGCAACAACCCCATCACACTCAACCTCGGTGGTAATCCCACCTCGGTGACGGTGGCCAGCGCACCGTCTCACGGTACGGCAAACGCCGCCGGCACGGTGATCACGTATACGCCTACGACGGGTTACACCGGGACGGACAGCTTCACCTATGTGGCCAGCAATGCCGCCGGCACCTCGACTGCCGCCACGGTAACCATCACGGTCAGTCCACCGCCGGCACCCACTGTCACTGCCGCGTCGGCAACGACGGCGTACAACACGGCGACCAGCATTAATCTCGCAAGCGCGATTTCCGGCCTGAACATCACCGGCGTCAACATCGCTGCCGCGCCCTCGCACGGTACCGTCAGCGTATCGGGTGAAACGGTGACCTATAAGCCATCCGCAACGTTTTACGGCGGTACCGACAGTTTCACCTATACGGCGACGAACGCGGGAGGAACCTCTTCCCCCGCCACGGTCACCGTAAACGTAGGCACGGTGGGCACGCCGACCGTATCAGGCCATGCGGCCACGACACCGTACAACACGCCCACCAACATCAACCTGGCTAGTTTGATTTCGGGAGCGGGCATCACGGCGGTGCACATCGTCAATGCACCATCGCACGGCACGGCAAGTCTTTCGGGCCAGACCGCAACGTACACGCCTTCCGCCACGTTCTATGGCGGCACCGACAGCTTCACCTACACGGCAACCAATGCGGGTGGCACATCGGCTACGGCAACCATCACGATAACCATCGGCACCGTGCCCGCGCCAACGGCTACGGCGAAGACGGTTACCACGCCCTACAACACGTCGATGAGCATCGATCTCTCCACTGCCCTATCGGGGGCAGACATCACCGGCATCGACATCGCCGGCGCGCCTACGCATGGCAGTGCTAGCGTCACGGGTAACACGGTGACGTACACGCCATCGGCCACGTTCTACGGCGGCACCGACAGCTTCACCTATACCGCGATCAATCCGGGCGGACATTCGGCACCCGCCACCGTGACGATTACGGTGACGCCGCTGAACGGGCCGACCGCCCCGCCACTCTCCGTCGCCACCACGAAGGCAACGCCCGTACTCATCGAAGCGGCAGCCGTGGCCAACAGTACACAACCCTTGACCGGCGCCAGCGTGGCGACGCAACCGATGCATGGCTCCGCCACGGTCAGCGGCGAGCAGATCCTCTACACGCCCGTTGCAGGCTTCGTGGGTACGGACAGTTTCAGCTATCAACTGAGCAACCATTTCGGCACGTCGACGCCCGGCACTATCACGGTCACTGTAACTGCCGCCGGCAGCGCTGCCGGCCTGAGCCAGACCGTGACCACGCGGCCGGGCAGCACGGTGTCGGTGAATCTGGCTGGAATCGCGCCCGGCACTTACGCATCATCGGCGTTGCTTGGATTGTCGCCTGCCAGTGCAGGCAGCACGACCTTGAGCCAACCTGCAACGTTGACCTTCACGCCCGCCTCGACCTTCCACGGCCTGGTACAGATAACGGCCGTGCTGATCTCCGCCAATGGGCAGTCGCAAGTGGTCGATGTACTGGTGCTGGTGAGCAGTCAGCCTGATCCGTCGCACAACCCGGATGCATTGGGCTTGATCAACGCACAGACCATGCAGGCCGAACGGTTCGCGCAGAACCAGCTAAGCAATATTCAGAGCCGGCTGGACAGCCTGCATGACGGAAATACCTCAGCAAGCTTCAGCAACCATCTATCCATTAGCTTGGATGGCAAGCCACTGCAGGCAACCGGCGATACGGCATCCAGCGCCGGGCGAACGCCGACTTCCGGGGCCTCGACACCTATCGGCGCTCGCCCGGGCATGGGCGCCGCAGAAAGCGCTATAGCCAGCGCGGATACGCCGCCTCAAGCCAAGGCCCCAGCGCCCACCACGCAAGCATCCTCTGGCCTTGGCGTGTGGATCGATGGCGCGGCGAACTTCGGCTCGTTCGATACGTACCGGCAATCGGCCGGCTTCGACTCGGACACCATCGCGGTGAATACCGGTATTGACCAGCGGATCGGCGAGCACGCCCTGGTGGGCTTCAGCCTTGGCTATAACCACGACCACAGCGATATCGGCAACGACGGCACCCGCAGCGTCGCACAGGGTTACAGCGCTGCCATCTACGGTAGCTACCAACCGCTATCACAGGTGTATATCGACGGTGTTCTGGGCGGTGGCGGCCTGCGTTTCGATAGCCGGCGCTATGCTGCTGACAGCGGCACCGGGCTCCTCGGCCAACGCAACGGCAGCCAGTGGTTCGCCTCGCTTACGGCGGGATACGAATACAAAACCAGCGTGTGGTCGATGTCGCCTTACGGTCGACTGGCATGGTCGCTGTCTTCGCTCAACGGCTACTCGGAAAGCGGTGATGCCGCCGAAGCACTGGCCTATGGTGCACAAACGGTACGCAGTTCGCAGGTGGTCGCCGGTATACGTGCCAGCGGCACGATTCCCTGGAAGGACAGCATGTTCATACCGCACGTGCGCCTGGAGGTCGGCCATGATTTCCAAGGCACCAGCGACACCGCACTGAGCTATGCCTTCGTGCCATCGGCGGGCTCCTGGAATGTGCTGAGCAACCCTTATTCGGCCAATGGCACCGCGGTGCAAGCCGCTTTCGGCGGTGACCTGCAACTCTCGAACCACCTGATGATCACCACCGAATACCAATACCTGTTGATGCCGCATGCACATGACCAGGGCATACGCATCGGCCTGAGCAAACAGTTCTAA